A window of the Polaribacter batillariae genome harbors these coding sequences:
- a CDS encoding low molecular weight phosphatase family protein gives MTSTKTNLFLEIEQVIKKLNTQTISSERKETLQPLIDFIQSKVLSNKEIRINFICTHNSRRSHLSQIWAQTMANYFNIKNVFCYSGGTEETALFPMVAETLQNSGFQINTISKNENPVYSIKYAENEHPIIGFSKKLDDAFNPRSKFVAIMTCDSANEACPFVPGAEKRIPITFEDPKAFDNTPQQAEKYYERSVQIATEMFHIFSQIKS, from the coding sequence ATGACATCAACTAAAACTAACTTATTTTTAGAAATAGAACAAGTTATTAAGAAATTAAATACGCAAACTATTTCTAGCGAGCGTAAAGAAACTTTACAGCCTTTAATAGATTTTATACAATCTAAAGTTTTAAGTAACAAAGAAATTCGTATCAATTTTATTTGTACACACAATTCGCGAAGAAGTCATTTATCACAAATTTGGGCACAAACAATGGCCAACTATTTTAATATAAAAAATGTGTTTTGTTATTCGGGCGGTACTGAAGAAACAGCACTTTTTCCAATGGTTGCAGAAACTTTGCAAAATTCAGGTTTTCAAATAAACACAATTTCGAAAAACGAGAATCCTGTTTATAGCATTAAGTACGCAGAAAACGAGCATCCAATTATCGGTTTTTCAAAAAAATTAGATGACGCTTTTAATCCTAGATCTAAATTTGTTGCTATTATGACTTGTGATTCTGCAAACGAGGCATGCCCATTTGTACCAGGTGCAGAAAAACGTATTCCTATAACTTTCGAAGACCCAAAAGCATTTGACAATACACCACAACAAGCAGAAAAATACTACGAAAGAAGTGTACAAATAGCGACTGAAATGTTTCATATTTTTTCTCAAATTAAATCATAA